A single region of the Rathayibacter rathayi genome encodes:
- a CDS encoding bifunctional o-acetylhomoserine/o-acetylserine sulfhydrylase has protein sequence MTDSEKWQFETKQIHSGAAPDPVTRARATPIYQTTSYVFDSAEHAQNLFALAEFGNIYTRIQNPTQAVVEERLTALEGGSGALLLASGQAAETAAVLNIAQAGDHIVSSSSIYGGTYNLFKYTLAKLGIETTFVENQDDREEWRRAVRPNTKLFFAETVGNPTINILDIRTVADVAHDAGVPLIVDNTIATPYLIRPFEHGADIIVHSATKFLGGHGTVIGGAIVDGGRFSWSGNAERFPGLTTPDESYHGAIYTAAVGDSLAYIIKARVQLLRDFGASIAPASAWQLIQGIETLSLRIERHVQNAQEIAEHLENHSDIASVNYSGLPTSPWYAAANRYAPKGVGAVLSFELKGGVDAGRVFVDSLKLFSHLANIGDVRSLVIHPASTTHSQLSPEQQLTAGVTPGLVRLSVGLENVDDLRADLDQALRAARAVVDASRANA, from the coding sequence ATGACCGACTCCGAAAAGTGGCAGTTCGAGACCAAGCAGATCCACTCGGGAGCCGCACCGGACCCGGTGACCAGGGCCCGCGCGACACCGATCTACCAGACCACCTCCTACGTCTTCGACAGTGCCGAGCATGCGCAGAACCTGTTCGCGCTGGCCGAGTTCGGCAACATCTACACGCGCATCCAGAACCCGACCCAGGCGGTCGTGGAGGAGCGCCTCACGGCTCTTGAGGGCGGCTCGGGTGCCCTGCTGCTCGCGTCGGGCCAGGCGGCCGAGACCGCAGCCGTGCTGAACATCGCGCAGGCCGGTGACCACATCGTCTCGTCGTCCTCGATCTACGGCGGCACCTACAACCTCTTCAAATACACCCTCGCCAAGCTCGGCATCGAGACGACCTTCGTCGAGAACCAGGACGACCGGGAGGAGTGGCGGCGCGCCGTCCGGCCGAACACCAAGCTGTTCTTCGCCGAGACCGTCGGCAACCCCACGATCAATATCCTCGACATCCGCACCGTCGCCGATGTCGCGCACGACGCCGGCGTCCCCCTGATCGTGGACAACACCATCGCGACGCCGTATCTGATCCGCCCCTTCGAGCACGGCGCGGACATCATCGTGCACTCGGCGACGAAGTTCCTCGGCGGGCACGGGACGGTCATCGGCGGCGCGATCGTCGACGGCGGCCGCTTCTCGTGGAGCGGGAACGCCGAGCGCTTCCCCGGGCTGACCACTCCGGACGAGTCGTACCACGGTGCCATCTACACCGCGGCGGTCGGCGACTCCCTGGCCTACATCATCAAGGCCCGCGTACAGCTGCTCCGCGATTTCGGCGCCTCGATCGCCCCGGCTAGCGCCTGGCAGCTCATTCAGGGGATCGAGACCCTTTCGCTCCGGATCGAGCGCCATGTGCAGAACGCGCAGGAGATCGCGGAGCACCTCGAGAACCACTCGGACATCGCCTCGGTGAACTACTCGGGCCTGCCGACCTCGCCCTGGTACGCCGCGGCGAACCGCTACGCACCCAAGGGCGTCGGCGCGGTGCTCTCGTTCGAGCTCAAGGGCGGAGTGGACGCCGGTCGCGTCTTCGTCGACTCGCTGAAGCTGTTCTCGCACCTCGCGAACATCGGCGATGTCCGCTCGCTGGTCATCCACCCCGCGTCGACCACGCACTCGCAGCTCTCGCCGGAGCAGCAGCTCACGGCCGGCGTGACGCCGGGCCTGGTGCGGCTGTCGGTCGGCCTCGAGAACGTCGACGACCTCCGCGCCGACCTCGACCAGGCCCTCCGCGCCGCGCGCGCCGTCGTGGACGCCTCGCGCGCAAACGCCTGA
- a CDS encoding sensor histidine kinase, with the protein MIRSARERDRLLRYSACGIGLLTDAGALGMALIPGTLQPAAVPFAVTLLLGMMAAHVELARTGRRSRVIAVAVGGVLLVWGLALGLEPGADFAGFVLVNTANAVTASIAVVVTTSPRRLVIVLPVLIPSVIASMVVSSGTMIPAVVFQSLLPWGTLCGFALWISTAVPRVVRRIDSIGNAHRVERQASETEAQRRQGARLLHDTVLATLTLLAHSGRGVSVDALRQQAAQDAQLLRQLRLGGTPTPSASGSYQLTSVTTAPAANTLETVRHRFGRMGLDVIWHGSGQVALTGVALDSFVLALAECLENVRRHSGVASADVTITEDETTVRAMVTDAGAGFDIATVPDSKLGLKESVIARVGDVGGRTRLFSAPGSGTTVVLEVPK; encoded by the coding sequence ATGATCCGCAGTGCTCGCGAGCGCGACCGGCTACTGCGCTACTCCGCCTGCGGAATCGGCCTACTCACCGACGCGGGGGCGCTGGGCATGGCACTCATTCCCGGGACTCTGCAGCCCGCCGCTGTCCCCTTCGCCGTCACCCTCCTCCTGGGAATGATGGCCGCTCACGTCGAACTCGCGCGAACAGGGCGCCGCAGCCGAGTGATCGCCGTGGCGGTCGGCGGTGTGCTCTTGGTGTGGGGCCTCGCGCTGGGACTTGAACCCGGCGCGGACTTCGCCGGGTTCGTCCTGGTCAATACCGCGAACGCCGTGACCGCGAGCATCGCCGTGGTGGTGACGACGTCGCCGCGCCGCCTGGTCATCGTACTGCCGGTGCTGATCCCGAGCGTGATCGCCTCGATGGTCGTCTCCAGCGGCACCATGATTCCCGCCGTCGTCTTCCAGTCGCTGCTGCCCTGGGGCACGCTGTGCGGCTTCGCGCTCTGGATCAGCACGGCGGTCCCGCGGGTCGTGCGGCGCATCGACAGCATCGGCAACGCACACCGCGTCGAGCGCCAGGCCAGCGAGACTGAGGCGCAGCGCCGACAGGGTGCTCGCCTCCTGCACGACACCGTCCTGGCCACGCTTACCCTCCTCGCGCACTCGGGCCGCGGAGTGTCGGTCGACGCACTCCGGCAGCAGGCCGCCCAGGACGCGCAGCTCCTGCGCCAGTTGCGGCTCGGCGGGACACCGACGCCCAGCGCCTCCGGCTCCTACCAGCTGACCAGCGTGACCACCGCTCCCGCAGCCAACACGCTCGAAACCGTCCGCCACCGCTTCGGCCGGATGGGTCTCGACGTGATCTGGCACGGCTCCGGCCAGGTGGCGCTCACAGGGGTCGCGCTCGACTCCTTCGTGCTCGCCCTCGCGGAATGCCTCGAGAACGTGCGCCGCCACTCCGGGGTCGCCTCGGCCGACGTGACGATCACCGAGGACGAGACGACCGTCCGCGCGATGGTCACCGACGCCGGTGCCGGCTTCGACATCGCGACCGTCCCGGACTCCAAGCTCGGCTTGAAAGAATCCGTGATCGCGCGAGTCGGCGATGTCGGCGGGCGCACCCGGTTGTTCAGCGCGCCGGGATCCGGGACCACGGTGGTGCTGGAAGTGCCCAAGTGA